A segment of the Chryseobacterium scophthalmum genome:
AACTTTTGTAATTCTTTTTTTTCAATCATATCTTTTGTTGCTTTTGCGGTAAAAATCTATACAATACTTTTTTCATAAAGATAAAACTCATTAATTCTAAAACTCTCCGAATCAAAAACACTTAAAACTCTCCAACTTATTTTCCTTACCTTTGCAGACTAAATTTATCATTAATGCAACTCGGAAAAACCCAGACTTTAAAAATTTCAGAAAAAAACAATTCAGGATGGATGCTTGAATCAGAAACAGGCGAAACGGCTTTCATGTCTAAAGTTTTCATTCGTGAAGAAAAAGAAATTGGTGATGAGATTGAAGTTTTTGTGTATCAGGATGATAATAAACTGAAAGCTACAACTGAAATTCCTTTGGCTGAAGTAGGCGAGTTTGCAGTAATGACTTGTGTGCAAAGTCTTCCAACCGGTGCATTTATGGATTGGGGAATCATTAAAGATGTTTTCATTCCTTACAAACAACAGAAGGCAAAAATTATTGAAGGCAAAAGATATCTTGTGCATCTGTATGTTGACAATGATTTGAAATTGATTACCGGAACTACAAAATTTAAAAGAAATCCGCAGTATGAAAATCTTCCTTTCAAACAAGGGGATAAAGTAGATTTGCTGATGATGAATGAAAGTGAACTGGGCTGGAATGTAGTAATCAACAAAAAGTATATCGGATTAATCTACACTTCGGATGTTTATAAAAAACTATATCCGCTTTCAGAAGAAGAAGGTTTCATCAAAGATATCCGTGAAGACGGGAAAATTGATGTTTCGCTTCAGCCTGTAGGTTTTGAGAATATCGATGAATTCAAACAAAAGATTCTTAATAAGTTAGAAGAGAATTTCGGTTTACTTCACCTTTCAGACAAATCTTCACCAGAAGAAATTAAAGATGAATTGCAGATGAGTAAAAAGAACTTCAAAAAAGCTTTAGGCGGATTGTATAAAGATAAAATCGTAGATATTTTAGAAGATAAAATTAAGTTAGTTTAAACAAAATTAATTGACCAAAATAAAAAAACGAGCAGAAATTTCTGCTCGTTTTTTGTTGTTTTTAATGCTAAATCTTTATGATTTTTGTTTGTTCAGAGGCTTCAAACAATGAATTTTGGAGGAACTGATAAATAGATAATCTGTGATTTTCAGTCAAAAAATATGATGCAAATCATATTAATTATTTTGTTTAACAATTTTGTCAAAACAAATGATTGATATATATTTGCACAAAATTGTTTAACAAAAATGTCAAAACAAGAAAAAAAAGATCAAACCCAAGAGTTAATCAAGCAAACCGCAAAGAATTTATTCTTTGTACAAGGTAAGTTTGATGCTACAACACAGGAAATAGCTGATGAAGCAGGTGTCAATAGAACACTTATCAATTATTATTTCAGATCCAGAGATAACCTGATCCAGATTATTTTTGATGAAGCTCACCGAGTAGAAA
Coding sequences within it:
- a CDS encoding S1 RNA-binding domain-containing protein; translation: MQLGKTQTLKISEKNNSGWMLESETGETAFMSKVFIREEKEIGDEIEVFVYQDDNKLKATTEIPLAEVGEFAVMTCVQSLPTGAFMDWGIIKDVFIPYKQQKAKIIEGKRYLVHLYVDNDLKLITGTTKFKRNPQYENLPFKQGDKVDLLMMNESELGWNVVINKKYIGLIYTSDVYKKLYPLSEEEGFIKDIREDGKIDVSLQPVGFENIDEFKQKILNKLEENFGLLHLSDKSSPEEIKDELQMSKKNFKKALGGLYKDKIVDILEDKIKLV